Proteins encoded by one window of Corvus cornix cornix isolate S_Up_H32 chromosome 27, ASM73873v5, whole genome shotgun sequence:
- the LOC104697812 gene encoding heat shock protein 30C-like, which produces MLCRLHFMPPMSSSLFPWLGPVRTLWPHPGTLFAELEREMRLEMERAREFMSSVEQYLTSGSSSGRLGIAADRASSTSAALTQGSGDGFSVCQDVKDFAPEQLSVKVVGRKVVLVGQKETQSTDEKGSFSYKYEVLKREWDVPEEVDAEALTCSLSKEGQLRIEAPKLALPAVPERNVPIQMGPVVAQPAGSTEDGAERAKA; this is translated from the coding sequence ATGCTTTGCCGCCTGCACTTTATGCCGCCCATGTCCAGCTCACTGTTCCCGTGGCTGGGACCCGTCCGCACCCTCTGGCCACATCCAGGCACCCTCTTCGCCGAGCTGGAGCGGGAGATGCGGCTGGAGATGGAGAGGGCTCGGGAGTTCATGAGCAGCGTCGAGCAGTACCTGACCAGTGGGAGCAGCTCCGGACGGCTCGGCATCGCCGCAGACCGTGCATCGAGCACCAGCGCAGCCCTGACCCAGGGCTCTGGGGACGGCTTCTCTGTCTGCCAGGATGTGAAGGACTTTGCGCCCGAGCAGCTGTCGGTGAAGGTGGTGGGAAGGAaggtggtgctggtggggcAGAAGGAGACGCAGAGCACAGACGAGAAGGGCTCCTTCTCCTACAAGTACGAGGTGCTGAAGCGGGAGTGGGACGTGCCCGAGGAGGTGGACGCCGAAGCGCTGACCTGCTCCCTGTCCAAGGAAGGGCAGCTCCGCATCGAGGCTCCCAAGCTGGCACTGCCGGCTGTCCCGGAGAGGAACGTGCCCATCCAGATGGGGCCGGTGGTGGCACagccagctggcagcactgaggaTGGAGCCGAGCGGGCCAAGGCATGA
- the LOC104697758 gene encoding heat shock protein 30C-like: MLCRMHLAPFASSSLASRLGTVRTLWPHAETIFTELQQEMEKAREFMSSFEQLLSNHGAIAAERTPNTSMTLTQGSGDGFSVCQDVKNFAPEQLSVKVVGRKVVLVGQKETQNVDEKGSFSYKYEVLKREWDVPEEVDAEALTCSLSKDGQLRIEAPKLALPAAPERNVPIQVSPAAPQTGPASEDGATNKAQA; encoded by the coding sequence ATGCTTTGCCGGATGCACCTCGCACCATTCGCCTCCAGCTCCCTGGCCAGCCGGCTGGGCACAGTGAGGACCCTCTGGCCACACGCAGAGACCATCTTCACcgagctgcagcaggagatggagaaaGCTCGGGAATTCATGAGCAGCTTCGAGCAGCTCCTGAGCAACCACGGAGCCATCGCCGCGGAGCGCACCCCGAACACCAGCATGACCCTGACCCAGGGCTCTGGGGACGGCTTCTCTGTCTGCCAGGATGTCAAGAACTTCGCTCCCGAGCAGCTGTCGGTGAAGGTGGTGGGAAGGAaggtggtgctggtggggcAGAAGGAGACGCAGAATGTCGATGAGAAGGGCTCCTTCTCCTACAAGTACGAGGTGCTGAAGCGGGAGTGGGACGTGCCCGAGGAGGTGGACGCCGAAGCGCTGACCTGCTCCCTGTCCAAGGATGGGCAGCTCCGCATCGAGGCTCCCAAGCTGGCACTGCCGGCCGCTCCCGAGAGGAACGTGCCCATCCAGgtcagccctgcagccccacagaCCGGACCAGCTTCTGAGGATGGAGCCACCAACAAAGCCCAGGCATAA
- the RAB5C gene encoding ras-related protein Rab-5C, whose product MAGRGGAARPNGPAAGNKICQFKLVLLGESAVGKSSLVLRFVKGQFHEYQESTIGAAFLTQTVCLDDTTVKFEIWDTAGQERYHSLAPMYYRGAQAAIVVYDITNTDTFVRAKNWVKELQRQASPNIVIALAGNKADLATKRAVDFQDAQTYADDNSLLFMETSAKTAMNVNEIFMAIAKKLPKNEPQNAPGGPGRNRVVDLQESSQPSRSQCCSN is encoded by the exons ATGGCAGGTCGAGGTGGAGCTGCCCGACCGAATGGACCAGCTGCTGGGAACAAAATCTGCCAGTTTAAACTTGTTCTCTTGGGCGAGTCAGCGGTGGGGAAGTCCAGCCTGGTCCTGCGCTTTGTGAAGGGGCAGTTCCACGAGTACCAGGAGAGCACGATTGGAG CTGCCTTCCTAACACAGACAGTGTGTCTGGATGACACAACAGTGAAGTTTGAGATCTGGGACACGGCGGGGCAGGAGCGGTACCACAGCCTGGCCCCCATGTACTACCGGGGGGCTCAGGCAGCCATCGTGGTCTACGACATCACGAACACA GACACATTTGTACGAGCCAAGAACTGGGTGAAAGAGTTGCAGAGGCAGGCTAGCCCCAATATTGTAATTGCACTAGCAGGAAACAAGGCAGACCTTGCTACCAAGAGAGCTGTGGACTTCCAG GATGCACAAACATATGCAGATGACAACAGCTTGCTGTTCATGGAGACGTCGGCGAAGACAGCGATGAATGTGAATGAAATCTTCATGGCAATAG CCAAGAAACTGCCAAAAAATGAACCTCAGAATGCTCCTGGTGGCCCAGGCAGGAATCGGGTGGTGGACCTTCAGGAGAGCAGCCAGCCGAGCAGAAGCCAGTGCTGCAGCAACTGA